AATCCAGTTTTGAGAACATCATTTGAACTAGATAAATTTTCAGAACCTATTCAAGTGGTTAATAAAGAGATTTTAATTGAGGTCTCAGAATTTTATAGTCTTGAAGAATTTTCCAGTTTAGAAAAAGAGTTAAATGATTATATTTTAAAACGGAAGGCAGCTAAATTTGATTGGAATAAAGCGCCGCTTTGGAAAGTAGCTGTTTTTAAGAAAAATTCTTCTGATTTTGTAATATGTTTAGATTTCCATCATTCTATTCTTGATGGTTGGAGTATAGCGTCGATGATGCAAGCTTTTTCAGACTATTATCTGTCATTGATTGAAGGAAAAAAAATTAATAATAAGTTTTTCTCCAAAGCCGGATATGATGAATATATTAAATTAGAAAAAGAAGCAATTGAAGACAAAGAGAGTTGCGAGTTTTGGAAAAGTGAAATTAAGCATAGTAATGCAGTATCTTTAACAGCAGTTCGAAATTATCATTCGGGGGGGAATATTACAAGCAAAGGAACAACTATAAATACAGTCCTTATTGAGAAGATGAATGAAATAAGTAAAAAAAATAAAGTACCACTAAAGTATCTGTGTTTGTCTGCTCATTTTAAAGTGTTATCCTTGTTGACAAATGAAGCTCAAGTTACCACTGGAATCGTTTCGAATGGGAGAGTCGAACTTGAAGGGGATAATATCCTCGGACTTTTTTTGAACACACTACCTTTTACAATGAATCTAGAAGATCTCAGCTGGGATGAATTCATATATGCAACGTTTGAAAAAGAGAAAAAAATAATGCCATACAGGAGATATCCTATGGTAGAAATGATGAAGAATTTTTCCCGAGGTAATGAGTTATTTAATGTAGTGTTTAATTATATTGATTTTCATGTTTATCAGGAAGAAACTTTACAGAATAATTCATTTAAACTGAATAGAGTTGATGTATCAGAAAAAACAAACTTTCCGTTTTCGGTTCAATTTTCTAATAATCCAATTTCTAAAGAACTAACCTTAAGTCTAATTTATGATCAAGATATTTTTGAAGAAAAGTTTATAAGCAGAGTTTTGGAATTATTTATTAATACGATAAGGTCTATGTCGGATGGAGAAAGAATTTTTAATAATATCAGTATATTAAATTCCACAGAAAATGAGATTGACAGTTTGTTAGACACAAATCATGAAAATAGTAGCAAGGAACAGGTAAGTTTACCTTTATTCATAGATAAATTTTTAGATTGTTCAATTAGATTAAATGAACAGATAGCAGTCTATGATAAAAATAAAAGTATTTCCTATCGTGAATTAAATGATAATTCCGACCGAATGGCGTCTTATTTAGTTAGCAGAGGAGTAAATCCGGGTGATTCAGTTGGTGTCTATCTAGATCGAAGTATTGATCTAGTAACTAATATTCTTGCAATCTGGAAAATAGGTGCGTGTTATGTTCCGCTTGATCGTAAGTTTCCGAATAAAAGAATTGAATATATTATTCAGGATCTAAATATTAAAACAATAGTATCGGGAAAACAATGTGAAAATAATGTTTTTGATCAACAGTTGAATATTCTATTCACTGAAGATGGAGTCATCTATCCAAAAAGTGAAGATAGAATACTAAGTCTGAATCGAAATTCTTTAGCATATGTCATTTATACTTCTGGAACTACTGGAAATCCTAAAGGAGTTTGTGTTGCCCATGAGAGCATTGCGAATCTAGTAAATCATTATAGATACACAACCGATGATAAAGTTTTGATGACATTTAATATAGCTTTTGATGGCTGCTTGTTTGATATTCTAATTTCTTTGGCTAGTGGTGCAGCACTTTGTGTACCGACTGCTGAAAATCTGGTTGGAGAGATTCTCATTGATAATATAAATTCGTATGAAATTTCTATTTTAACATTAACTCCTACAGTTTTATCAAGTATTGAGTATCAGGAATTTGATAGCTTGAGAATGATTTCCGTTGCTGGTGAAAAATGTTCATTAACTTTAGCAAAAATGTGGGGAGAAAGATATGTGTTTAGAAATTTGTACGGGCCATCAGAGGGGACTATCTGTGCGACAGAATATACGTATGATCCGTTGAATGATAGTTCTCTAATTGATTTACCGATCGGAAAATCAATATCAAATGTTGAGATAAACATCGTTGATTCAAACCTACAGCCTTTACCTGAAGGAGTAGTTGGCGAAATATGTATTTCCGGAAGAAACCTAGCTCTTGGATATACTAGTGAAATCGAAACTTCAAAATCTTTTCGATCCAATATTTTTCAGTTAGCTAATCAATCAGATAAGAAGTTTTATCTTAGTGGGGATAGGGGGAAAGTTGATCATAATAGAAACTTGTTTTTTGTGGGAAGAGATGATAGTCAAGTTAAAGTAAATGGAATCAGAATGGAAATTTCTGAAATCGAAAATAAATTGGAAACTTTTTGCAGTGTTGAGTATGCGATTGTGAGGGTGAAAAGAATTGAAAACAACGATAAAATAGTAGCCTATCTTGTTCTTAATGACAAAAATGGCTCAAATGTTGTCGAGAGGTTAGAAAATTATTTGAAGCAATACCTTCCGCTTTATATGATTCCAAGCGAGTTTAAGGAACTTGATAAAATACCGCAAAATTCGAACGGGAAGATAGATTCAAGTCAATTAGACAATGCTTCAAAAAAATTAGAGAAAAAAGTTGAGGTAGAGACACTACCAAGAAACGACTCTGAAATTTTTGTACATGATCTAATATGTTCTGCATTATCAAAAGAACAAGTAAGTATTTATGATAACATTTTTGAACTTGGCTGTAACTCACTGATGATATTAGAAATTCAGAAAAAAATAAATGCAAAATACAATATTGAAATGTCTATTCAAAATATTTTTGACAACCCCACTGTTGAAAAGATTAGTTTAGAGATACTAAAATTACTATTATTACAGAGTATTTAGCAGTTAAATGAAAGGAGATATCTTCCAATGGAAAACATAGAAGAACTATCGCCCCAAGAAAGAGAACAGTTGTTACAAGATCTTATGAAAAAAAATAGTACCAAAAAAGGATCTAGCATATCAAAGGATATTGATAACAGATATAAGGAATATGGTTTATCTGATGTTCAAAAAACGTACTGGGCTGGTAATAAAGGAACCTTAGAATTAGGTGGTAGGTTGAGCAATATTTATGCAAGTATTGTTCTAAACAAAGGGAGTATGTTTCTTTCTATGTTGATTAAACAAAGAATTCAACAAGCTATTGAATCTTTAGTTAATGAACATGATATTTTAAGGACGATTATCCTAGAGGACTTTATGCAAAAAACTCTAGACAATACTCCATCATTTAAAGTTGAATATAAAAACTATGGTTTTTTTAAACGTAAGAATTCAGTTATTGAAAAACAAAAAAAGGGACTCATTGAAACTGAAATTAGTTATAGTGAATGGCCATTGCTAAGAGTAGTTGTGATAAATTGGAAAAATGAGATTGATATTCAGTTTGGAATTAGTCCTTTGTTAATGGATGGAAATGGTGTTTCATTATTTTTAAGTCAGTTAATTCAAAAGATAATGAATATGAAAGAGAGGTACGATAGTAATGAGTTAAGCTATCGCGACTATGTTATTTTCTCGGAAAAGCAAAAAAAAGGGACTGAATATGCACGTTGCAAAAAAAATAAATTATCTAGATTAGAAATATTACCACAAAGTCCTAGACTGCCGATGAAAAAAGAGAAAAATTGTCAAGAATTTATTGTACAAGAACTTGAGTTACTTTCAACTAAAGAATGGGAGAATTTCAAGTCTGAAGTAATAGGAAAGTCAGTTACAGCACCAGCTGTTTTACTTACATTATTCACAGATGCAGTAACTAGGTGGACTATTGAAGACGAATACTATGTGGGAATGATTAATACCTATCATCTACCTGAAATGAAGTCACCAAAGTCATTACTAGGAAATTTTAACACTATTGATTTTATTGAAGTAAATTCAAAATCTGGAACTTTTTTTGAAAGAGTGAAGAACATTTCGAATCAATTTGCATTCAACTATGATAATGGTCGTTTTAGTGGGTTTGAAGAAATTCGGCAATTGAGGAAAACACGTCAGTTAGAGTCAGAAATTACTTTTCCTGTCGGGTTTAATTGCACTATAAATATTCCTCATCCATCAGCTTCAGATTTTTTTTCTAAAAAAGAAAAGAAAACGCCATTTTTGAAAAAGCTACTGAACAAAAAAATTCCTACTGTAAATCTAGAAGAACTAAATATTTATACGACACAGCTGCCATTCATTCCGACGATGGCGTTAGGTGAACAAGGTGAACTGATATGTAAATTTGCAAGATATCAAAATTATTTTGCTGAAGGGGTCT
The DNA window shown above is from Enterococcus sp. 4G2_DIV0659 and carries:
- a CDS encoding amino acid adenylation domain-containing protein; the protein is MIFENAYPLSKLQEGMIYHSERENSDVYHDIFTYWFEGYYDYAKIKECFQLIAEQNPVLRTSFELDKFSEPIQVVNKEILIEVSEFYSLEEFSSLEKELNDYILKRKAAKFDWNKAPLWKVAVFKKNSSDFVICLDFHHSILDGWSIASMMQAFSDYYLSLIEGKKINNKFFSKAGYDEYIKLEKEAIEDKESCEFWKSEIKHSNAVSLTAVRNYHSGGNITSKGTTINTVLIEKMNEISKKNKVPLKYLCLSAHFKVLSLLTNEAQVTTGIVSNGRVELEGDNILGLFLNTLPFTMNLEDLSWDEFIYATFEKEKKIMPYRRYPMVEMMKNFSRGNELFNVVFNYIDFHVYQEETLQNNSFKLNRVDVSEKTNFPFSVQFSNNPISKELTLSLIYDQDIFEEKFISRVLELFINTIRSMSDGERIFNNISILNSTENEIDSLLDTNHENSSKEQVSLPLFIDKFLDCSIRLNEQIAVYDKNKSISYRELNDNSDRMASYLVSRGVNPGDSVGVYLDRSIDLVTNILAIWKIGACYVPLDRKFPNKRIEYIIQDLNIKTIVSGKQCENNVFDQQLNILFTEDGVIYPKSEDRILSLNRNSLAYVIYTSGTTGNPKGVCVAHESIANLVNHYRYTTDDKVLMTFNIAFDGCLFDILISLASGAALCVPTAENLVGEILIDNINSYEISILTLTPTVLSSIEYQEFDSLRMISVAGEKCSLTLAKMWGERYVFRNLYGPSEGTICATEYTYDPLNDSSLIDLPIGKSISNVEINIVDSNLQPLPEGVVGEICISGRNLALGYTSEIETSKSFRSNIFQLANQSDKKFYLSGDRGKVDHNRNLFFVGRDDSQVKVNGIRMEISEIENKLETFCSVEYAIVRVKRIENNDKIVAYLVLNDKNGSNVVERLENYLKQYLPLYMIPSEFKELDKIPQNSNGKIDSSQLDNASKKLEKKVEVETLPRNDSEIFVHDLICSALSKEQVSIYDNIFELGCNSLMILEIQKKINAKYNIEMSIQNIFDNPTVEKISLEILKLLLLQSI
- a CDS encoding condensation domain-containing protein — protein: MENIEELSPQEREQLLQDLMKKNSTKKGSSISKDIDNRYKEYGLSDVQKTYWAGNKGTLELGGRLSNIYASIVLNKGSMFLSMLIKQRIQQAIESLVNEHDILRTIILEDFMQKTLDNTPSFKVEYKNYGFFKRKNSVIEKQKKGLIETEISYSEWPLLRVVVINWKNEIDIQFGISPLLMDGNGVSLFLSQLIQKIMNMKERYDSNELSYRDYVIFSEKQKKGTEYARCKKNKLSRLEILPQSPRLPMKKEKNCQEFIVQELELLSTKEWENFKSEVIGKSVTAPAVLLTLFTDAVTRWTIEDEYYVGMINTYHLPEMKSPKSLLGNFNTIDFIEVNSKSGTFFERVKNISNQFAFNYDNGRFSGFEEIRQLRKTRQLESEITFPVGFNCTINIPHPSASDFFSKKEKKTPFLKKLLNKKIPTVNLEELNIYTTQLPFIPTMALGEQGELICKFARYQNYFAEGVLEEIISNFKHNAKEVVSNKEYWEYSWKDIYKKKFGTNEKQNSVIHELTSNRKNSDSIRFEAESTLFINLKKIYLDIIGDENISSSTNLFCFGMDSIQVIRFIERVKKDLLIQIPPKIIYESQTLGELTRSLERNGSFERKTI